Proteins from one Deltaproteobacteria bacterium genomic window:
- the gyrA gene encoding DNA gyrase subunit A — MGRQERPVAIEDEMKKSYMDYAMSVIVGRALPDVRDGLKPVHRRILFAMHEMGVEWNKPYKKSARVVGDVIGKYHPHGDAAVYDAITRLVQDFSMRHPLIDGQGNFGSIDGDPPAAMRYTEVRMARLASELLADIDKNTVDFTPNYDDSLQEPVVLPASFPNLLVNGSSGIAVGMATNMPPHNLCEVVDALVRLIEDPEVEDGELLDIVPGPDFPTGAFIHGRKGIVEAYTTGKGVIQMRARAVIESNPRTGRKSIVITEIPYMVNKSKLIESMAALVRDKKIEGISDIRDESDRDGMRVVVELKRDETAEIVLNNLYLHTQLQSSFGIINLAIVDGRPRVLTLRELLGQFIKFRREVVTRRTVFELRKARERAHILEGLRIAIENLDAVIKLIRSSAGPKEAKAGLVERFGLTQAQAQAILEMRLQRLTALERDKIEEEYRALLERIGRLESILASPAKLMEVITGELLAIKERYGNERRTEIIEDTGELTPEDIIAEEEMVVTISKRGYIKRNPTSLFRIQRRGGKGKTGVTTRDEDFVSHLFIASTHSYILFFTDRGKAYPLKVYDIPQAGRAARGKAIVNIINVEPGENITAFLPVREFVEDRYVTMATRRGLVKKTALMSFANIRSGGIIAINLDEGDSLIAARLTDGKKNIFLGTRKGQSIRFREEEVRPMGRNTRGVIGIKLADDDEVVDMEALDDDATILTVNEKGYGKRTRVDEYRVQSRGGRGIINVKITDKNGPVIDMAQVRDNDEIMITTTSGKFIRIAMSSVPVIGRNTMGVRLMDIEEGEKIASAAPLAEKSEEAS; from the coding sequence ATGGGCCGCCAGGAAAGACCTGTAGCCATAGAAGACGAGATGAAGAAGTCCTACATGGACTACGCCATGTCCGTCATCGTGGGCAGGGCGCTGCCCGACGTGCGCGACGGACTCAAGCCCGTCCATCGCAGGATACTCTTCGCCATGCACGAGATGGGGGTGGAGTGGAACAAGCCCTACAAGAAGTCGGCCCGCGTGGTGGGCGACGTCATAGGCAAGTACCATCCCCACGGCGACGCCGCGGTCTACGACGCCATAACCAGGCTCGTCCAGGACTTCTCCATGCGCCACCCGCTCATCGACGGCCAGGGAAACTTCGGCTCCATCGACGGCGACCCTCCGGCCGCCATGCGCTACACCGAGGTGAGGATGGCGCGCCTGGCCTCCGAGCTCCTGGCCGACATAGACAAGAACACCGTAGACTTCACGCCCAACTACGACGATTCGCTCCAGGAGCCGGTCGTACTGCCGGCGTCGTTCCCGAACCTGCTCGTCAACGGCTCTTCGGGCATCGCCGTGGGCATGGCGACCAACATGCCCCCCCACAACCTCTGCGAGGTCGTCGACGCCCTGGTGCGGCTCATCGAGGACCCGGAGGTTGAGGACGGGGAACTTCTCGATATCGTGCCGGGGCCGGACTTTCCCACCGGCGCGTTCATCCACGGCCGCAAGGGCATAGTCGAGGCCTACACCACGGGAAAAGGCGTCATCCAGATGCGCGCCCGCGCCGTCATAGAGAGCAACCCCCGCACGGGCCGCAAGTCCATCGTAATCACCGAGATACCCTACATGGTCAACAAGTCCAAGCTCATCGAGAGCATGGCGGCGCTGGTGCGCGACAAGAAGATAGAGGGCATCTCGGACATACGCGACGAGTCGGACCGCGACGGCATGAGGGTCGTCGTCGAGCTCAAGCGCGACGAGACGGCCGAGATAGTGCTCAACAACCTCTACCTCCACACCCAGCTCCAGAGCTCCTTCGGCATAATAAACCTCGCCATAGTGGACGGCAGGCCCAGGGTCCTCACCCTGCGCGAACTGCTCGGCCAGTTCATAAAGTTCAGAAGAGAGGTCGTCACAAGGCGCACCGTCTTCGAGCTCCGGAAGGCGCGGGAGCGGGCCCACATACTCGAGGGGCTGCGCATCGCCATAGAGAACCTCGACGCCGTCATAAAGCTCATCCGCTCGTCGGCGGGACCGAAGGAGGCGAAGGCGGGCCTCGTGGAACGCTTCGGGCTCACGCAGGCCCAGGCCCAGGCCATCCTGGAGATGCGGCTCCAGAGGCTCACGGCGCTCGAGCGCGACAAGATAGAAGAGGAGTACAGGGCGCTGCTGGAGCGGATAGGGCGTCTCGAATCCATACTCGCAAGCCCCGCAAAGCTCATGGAGGTGATAACCGGCGAGCTGCTGGCCATCAAGGAGCGCTACGGAAACGAGCGGCGCACCGAGATAATAGAAGACACGGGCGAGCTCACGCCCGAAGACATAATAGCCGAGGAGGAGATGGTCGTCACCATCTCCAAGCGCGGCTATATAAAGCGCAACCCCACGAGCCTCTTCCGCATCCAGCGCCGCGGCGGCAAGGGCAAGACCGGTGTGACCACAAGGGACGAGGACTTCGTCTCCCATCTGTTCATCGCATCGACCCACAGCTACATCCTCTTCTTCACCGACCGGGGCAAGGCCTATCCCCTGAAGGTCTACGACATACCGCAGGCCGGACGGGCGGCAAGGGGCAAGGCCATAGTCAACATCATCAACGTCGAGCCAGGCGAGAACATAACGGCCTTCCTGCCGGTCAGGGAGTTCGTCGAGGACCGCTACGTCACCATGGCGACCCGTCGCGGACTGGTGAAGAAGACGGCGCTCATGAGCTTTGCGAACATCCGCTCCGGCGGCATCATAGCCATAAACCTCGACGAAGGCGACTCCCTCATCGCCGCGAGGCTGACCGACGGAAAGAAGAACATATTCCTCGGCACCAGGAAGGGCCAGTCCATCCGCTTCAGGGAGGAAGAGGTCCGTCCCATGGGGCGCAACACCAGGGGTGTAATAGGCATAAAACTCGCCGACGACGACGAGGTGGTCGACATGGAGGCCCTCGACGACGACGCCACCATCCTCACGGTCAACGAGAAGGGCTACGGTAAACGCACCCGCGTCGACGAGTACCGGGTCCAGTCGCGCGGCGGAAGAGGCATAATAAACGTCAAGATAACGGACAAGAACGGGCCCGTCATAGACATGGCCCAGGTGCGCGACAACGACGAGATAATGATCACCACCACGAGCGGCAAGTTCATAAGGATAGCC
- a CDS encoding pyruvate, phosphate dikinase — MARKKYVYFFGAAKAEGRGDMKDLLGGKGAGLAEMPNIGLPVPAGFTITTEVCDYYYRHGRKYPPGFEDEVLTHLRRLEKLTGKKLGDADDPLLVSVRSGAARSMPGMMETILNLGLNDRSVEGLARKTSNRRFALDAYRRFIFMYGSTAKGVDKARFEDEFEDIKQRRTRVRLGKRTGAVVDTDVNEEELEELIPVLKKVYKESTGEDFPQDPLEQLWGAIDAVIGSWMAEKAVTYRRVENITGLLGTAVNIVQMVFGNMGETSGTGVCFTRDPSTGENVFYGDLLMNAQGEDVVAGIRTPIHLDELRTIMPAAYKQLCEVRKKLERHYKDMQDIEFTIEDGKLYILQCRVGKRSPIAAFEIAVDMVKERLITKEEAVKRITEKDIEGLFYPIIDPSITVEERKKHFFASGIGAVPGAASGHVVFTAKDAEEWAASGKDVILVRKETSPEDVGGMHAAKGILTAKGGKTSHAAVVARGWGKCCVVGCEDLAVDYEAKTAAVGNTVIKEGDEITLDGSTGEVFRAALRLKKPQLPDSYFKLMKWVDKARTLKVRTNVDTPYDAENAVRLGAEGIGLCRTEHMFFDTDERRLAIQRMILVDDTASRKEALERILPLQRKDFIGIFKAMDGKPVTIRLLDPPLHEFVPHNESDQKLLAQALELPFNQVRHRIERLHESNPMLGHRGCRLCITYPEILEVQVRAIMEAACECKKKGVRVLPEIMHPLVIDAKELDILATRTREVAAAVMAGYGVKVRYLVGTMIEVPRAALTADRVAEVAEFFSFGTNDLTQMTMGMSRDDSGRFLPVYVDENRAGIFANDPFQSLDQEGVGLLIRMAIEKGRAVRRDLKIGICGEHGGDPATVEFCHRNGFDYVSCSPFRVPIARLAAAHAALKDAEEGKKGRGRKSAKSSRKS, encoded by the coding sequence ATGGCCAGGAAAAAGTACGTCTATTTCTTCGGCGCGGCCAAGGCCGAGGGCAGGGGGGACATGAAGGATCTCCTCGGTGGTAAGGGCGCCGGACTGGCGGAGATGCCCAACATAGGTCTGCCGGTGCCCGCCGGTTTCACCATTACCACCGAAGTCTGCGACTATTACTACAGGCACGGCAGGAAGTACCCTCCCGGATTCGAGGACGAGGTCCTGACCCACCTCAGGAGACTGGAGAAGCTCACGGGCAAGAAGCTGGGCGACGCCGACGACCCGCTTCTCGTCTCCGTGCGCTCGGGCGCGGCGCGGAGCATGCCCGGCATGATGGAGACGATCCTCAACCTGGGCCTGAACGACCGCTCCGTCGAGGGTCTTGCGCGCAAGACCTCGAACCGCCGCTTCGCCCTCGACGCCTACCGCCGCTTCATCTTCATGTACGGCTCCACGGCCAAGGGGGTGGACAAGGCCAGGTTCGAGGACGAGTTCGAGGACATAAAACAGAGGAGAACGCGCGTTCGCCTGGGCAAGCGCACCGGCGCCGTGGTCGACACGGACGTGAACGAGGAAGAACTGGAGGAGCTGATACCCGTCCTCAAGAAGGTCTACAAGGAGAGCACCGGCGAGGACTTCCCCCAGGACCCGCTCGAGCAGCTCTGGGGCGCCATAGACGCCGTCATAGGCTCGTGGATGGCCGAGAAGGCCGTGACCTACCGCCGCGTGGAGAACATAACGGGGCTTCTCGGCACGGCCGTCAACATCGTCCAGATGGTCTTCGGCAACATGGGCGAGACCTCCGGCACGGGCGTGTGCTTCACCAGGGACCCGAGCACCGGCGAGAACGTCTTCTACGGCGACCTGCTCATGAACGCCCAGGGAGAGGACGTGGTGGCCGGCATCCGCACGCCCATCCACCTCGATGAGCTCAGGACCATAATGCCCGCGGCCTACAAGCAGCTCTGCGAGGTGCGCAAGAAGCTCGAGCGCCACTACAAGGACATGCAGGACATAGAGTTCACCATCGAGGACGGCAAGCTCTACATCCTCCAGTGCCGCGTGGGCAAGCGCTCGCCCATAGCCGCCTTCGAGATAGCCGTCGATATGGTCAAGGAACGGCTCATAACGAAGGAGGAGGCCGTCAAGAGGATAACGGAGAAGGACATAGAAGGTCTCTTCTACCCGATCATCGACCCCTCCATAACCGTCGAGGAGCGGAAAAAACACTTTTTCGCCTCCGGCATCGGAGCCGTGCCGGGCGCCGCATCGGGGCACGTGGTCTTCACGGCAAAGGACGCCGAGGAGTGGGCCGCCTCGGGCAAGGACGTGATCCTGGTGAGGAAGGAGACGAGCCCCGAGGACGTGGGCGGCATGCACGCCGCAAAGGGCATCCTCACGGCCAAGGGCGGCAAGACCTCCCACGCCGCCGTGGTGGCGCGCGGATGGGGCAAGTGCTGTGTCGTGGGATGCGAGGACCTCGCGGTCGACTACGAGGCCAAGACGGCCGCCGTGGGCAATACGGTCATAAAGGAAGGCGACGAGATAACGCTCGACGGCTCCACCGGCGAGGTCTTCCGCGCGGCCCTTAGGCTCAAGAAGCCGCAGCTCCCGGACTCCTACTTCAAGCTCATGAAGTGGGTGGACAAGGCCCGCACCCTCAAGGTGCGCACCAACGTGGACACCCCCTACGACGCAGAGAACGCCGTCCGACTCGGCGCCGAGGGCATAGGGCTTTGCCGCACGGAGCACATGTTCTTCGACACCGACGAGAGGAGGCTCGCCATCCAGCGCATGATACTGGTCGACGACACGGCCTCGCGCAAGGAGGCGCTCGAGCGCATCCTGCCGCTCCAGCGCAAGGACTTCATCGGCATCTTCAAGGCCATGGACGGAAAGCCCGTCACCATCAGGCTGCTCGATCCCCCTCTCCACGAATTCGTCCCCCACAACGAAAGCGACCAGAAGCTCCTGGCCCAGGCCCTCGAACTCCCCTTCAACCAGGTGCGCCACCGCATAGAGCGGCTCCACGAGTCCAATCCCATGCTCGGGCACCGGGGCTGCCGCCTCTGCATCACCTATCCCGAGATACTGGAGGTGCAGGTGCGCGCCATCATGGAGGCCGCCTGCGAGTGCAAGAAGAAGGGCGTGCGCGTGCTCCCCGAGATCATGCACCCCCTCGTCATAGACGCAAAGGAGCTCGACATACTGGCTACGCGCACAAGAGAGGTCGCCGCCGCCGTCATGGCCGGCTACGGCGTCAAGGTCCGCTACCTGGTGGGCACCATGATCGAGGTGCCCAGGGCCGCGCTCACGGCCGACAGGGTGGCCGAGGTGGCCGAGTTCTTCAGCTTCGGCACCAACGACCTCACGCAGATGACCATGGGCATGTCGCGCGACGACTCGGGCCGCTTCCTCCCCGTCTACGTAGACGAGAACCGCGCGGGCATCTTCGCAAACGACCCCTTCCAGTCGCTCGATCAGGAGGGCGTGGGCCTGCTAATACGCATGGCCATAGAAAAGGGCCGGGCCGTGAGAAGAGACCTCAAGATAGGCATCTGCGGAGAACACGGCGGAGACCCGGCGACCGTGGAGTTCTGCCACCGTAACGGCTTCGACTACGTCTCGTGCTCTCCATTCAGGGTCCCCATAGCAAGGCTCGCCGCGGCCCACGCGGCGCTCAAGGACGCCGAGGAAGGCAAAAAGGGCAGGGGACGAAAGAGCGCAAAGAGCAGCCGCAAATCTTAA
- a CDS encoding XcyI family restriction endonuclease, which yields MAETNQYTEDLRLIKSLLIVTSLQKRRDLHALKLIKKFAGKLRWKPYSNLLIDPEIWKYAVKTQGYDPKLVFCHPEVLLYEPTTSLYYRGLCGLSLKAVRDYFGAVDSLEAGNPRARLDNEKALKMARTYNAFICSIIKNSSDWTLENGNRTIIATLGITLDGVMRNKIGDIAEERIRGLVVEWLAERNLIIEPVPSKLKKLESTPSYLTLKKDILMRFSPEPDISFLKDDQLLAVIEIKGGIDPAGALERYGAAKKSFEHAIGVSPMCKNFYLGGVFTEELTKRISSDRLVEKTFNVIEILDKPKIRKEFFDEIFHHTLRLI from the coding sequence ATGGCAGAGACAAACCAATATACAGAAGATCTTCGCCTGATAAAATCCCTTCTCATAGTTACATCCCTGCAAAAACGAAGAGACCTCCATGCACTAAAACTTATCAAAAAATTCGCTGGCAAGTTGCGCTGGAAACCATACAGCAACCTCCTTATCGACCCCGAAATCTGGAAATACGCAGTTAAGACCCAGGGATATGACCCAAAGCTCGTCTTTTGCCATCCAGAGGTTCTCTTATACGAGCCCACAACAAGCCTATACTATCGAGGGCTATGTGGACTTTCATTGAAAGCTGTAAGAGACTATTTTGGTGCTGTCGATTCCCTGGAAGCGGGCAACCCGCGGGCACGTTTGGACAATGAAAAGGCGTTAAAAATGGCTCGTACCTATAATGCCTTCATTTGCTCAATCATAAAGAACTCATCTGATTGGACCCTTGAAAATGGCAACCGCACCATTATTGCCACGCTTGGCATCACCCTTGATGGCGTGATGAGGAACAAAATCGGGGATATAGCCGAAGAACGGATAAGGGGGCTTGTCGTAGAATGGCTGGCCGAACGCAATTTAATCATAGAACCGGTTCCTTCGAAGCTCAAAAAGCTCGAAAGTACACCAAGCTACCTAACCCTTAAAAAGGATATTTTGATGCGCTTTAGCCCGGAGCCGGACATATCGTTTCTAAAAGACGACCAGCTACTTGCCGTCATAGAGATTAAAGGCGGGATTGACCCGGCAGGCGCGCTCGAAAGGTACGGAGCGGCCAAAAAATCCTTTGAACATGCTATAGGTGTAAGCCCTATGTGCAAAAACTTTTATCTTGGAGGTGTCTTTACAGAAGAGCTTACCAAGCGCATAAGCAGTGACCGCCTCGTTGAAAAAACATTCAATGTCATCGAAATCCTTGACAAGCCAAAAATACGAAAAGAATTCTTTGACGAGATTTTTCATCACACATTGCGGCTGATATGA
- the smc gene encoding chromosome segregation protein SMC, which yields MKIKRLKIQGFKSFADPVVFDLPLGISAVVGPNGCGKSNIVDAVRWVLGEQNARHLRGRLMEDVIFSGSETRKPMGMAEVVLTFSNDGGAAPPRFASFGEIEVKRRLYRSGESEYYINKVRARLRDIVDLFTDTGIGTRAYSIIEQGQVGWLINARAEERRVIFEEAAGINRFKGKRDAALRRLEATKANLTRIGDITGEVKRRLGSLKRQARKAERCKALRDELREVELRLAGRSYRELAGRIDEGRRRLSLLADEEAALAARMSAAEAAGEELSGGRDEAEAAFAETRNRLAAIDGEIDGCERENERVAMLVSGLERDERRLGEEIAALEAEREAAGGQVEEIASAVADREASIARSREELAARERSLAEARERLDEERSLLSAEKAAHLKILSELSELKHSMKASMREEDDLRLREARAAREISETSAALEERRARLGELRSGLDGLVEKARSLGAELEKSSAELKALEDERAAVEEELGALTGELSHKASRLRALEEMEARYEGLKDGVKAVMRLGRDGERGGRSRLSSGVRCLLADVIEPSPGFERAVEAVLGDRLQYVLVDDMEGAVEAVEYLKERSAGRGSFVPLKEAGSPVMAGVGDPAIGLDGTVDASVLIDEVRVKDGCEGFVRALLGNVVVVDDMAAAAELWRGNGAVRTIVTREGEVVDPCGVVTGGRGGGAEGGILRQKMEIKRLRDDVARLEGRLRPLRQRREGLSAAVAETRKVVEGLRETLHSTEIGRVEVEGRVKRLAEEVERLSTRCGALASERSGAEEKLKEVAAAKAALSARREELEERRGAVEARMAELSSREAELAAECERCRASVTEARVAIASAREQLGALKERLAEKKRLIDELGGRMELKAAEVESGLRERREAQSRAAGLKRRIEKLLSEREGVRRREIEQGEVIAGLVRRQKELEEELKGLRSELSRVREEAGRLSVELKETELRREALSERMADRYGCDLAAYTAGAAAGEGDIDVEALEGRRDELRARLDSLGEVNMAALEEFAELDERHKFLVSQQEDLTRSMEAIRKAIARINRTSRERFRRTFDEVNATFKKTFPRLFNGGRAELRLSDESNILESGIEIAAQPPGKRLQNMTLLSGGEKALTATALIFSIFLIKPSPFCLLDEVDAPLDDANIDRFNAFLKEMSARSQFLLITHNKRTMELADRLYGITMEEPGVSKAVSVEF from the coding sequence ATGAAGATAAAGAGACTCAAGATACAGGGCTTCAAGTCCTTCGCCGACCCCGTTGTCTTCGACCTCCCGCTGGGCATATCGGCCGTGGTGGGCCCCAACGGCTGCGGCAAGAGCAACATCGTCGACGCCGTGCGCTGGGTCCTGGGCGAGCAGAACGCCCGGCACCTGCGCGGCCGTCTCATGGAGGACGTCATATTCTCGGGCAGCGAGACGCGAAAGCCCATGGGCATGGCCGAGGTGGTCCTCACCTTCTCGAACGACGGCGGGGCCGCCCCGCCGCGATTCGCCTCCTTCGGCGAGATAGAGGTCAAGCGCAGGCTCTACCGCTCGGGCGAGAGCGAGTACTACATAAACAAGGTGAGGGCCAGGCTCAGGGACATAGTAGACCTCTTCACCGACACGGGCATAGGCACGAGGGCCTATTCCATAATAGAGCAGGGCCAGGTGGGCTGGCTCATAAACGCAAGAGCCGAGGAGCGCCGCGTCATATTCGAGGAGGCGGCGGGCATAAACCGCTTCAAGGGCAAGCGCGACGCGGCGCTGCGGCGCCTTGAGGCGACGAAGGCGAACCTCACGAGGATAGGCGACATAACCGGCGAGGTCAAGCGCCGCCTCGGCTCGCTCAAGCGCCAGGCCCGAAAGGCCGAGCGGTGCAAGGCCCTGCGCGACGAGCTCAGGGAAGTGGAGCTGCGGCTCGCCGGCCGCAGCTACAGGGAGCTTGCCGGCAGGATCGACGAGGGGAGAAGGAGGCTTTCGCTCCTCGCCGACGAGGAGGCGGCGCTTGCAGCCAGGATGAGCGCGGCCGAGGCCGCCGGCGAGGAGCTGAGCGGCGGCCGCGACGAGGCGGAGGCGGCGTTCGCCGAGACGAGAAACAGGCTCGCCGCCATCGACGGCGAGATCGACGGCTGCGAGCGCGAGAACGAGCGTGTGGCCATGCTCGTAAGCGGGCTCGAGCGCGACGAGCGCAGGCTCGGCGAGGAGATCGCGGCCCTCGAGGCCGAGAGGGAGGCGGCGGGCGGCCAGGTGGAGGAGATCGCCTCCGCCGTGGCCGACAGGGAGGCCTCCATAGCCCGCAGCCGCGAGGAGCTGGCCGCAAGAGAGCGGAGCCTCGCCGAGGCGCGGGAGCGTCTCGACGAGGAGCGCTCGCTTCTCAGCGCGGAGAAGGCCGCCCACCTCAAGATACTCTCCGAGCTCTCCGAGCTCAAGCACTCGATGAAGGCCTCCATGAGGGAGGAGGACGACCTGAGGCTTCGCGAGGCGAGGGCGGCGAGGGAGATATCCGAGACGAGCGCTGCGCTGGAAGAGAGGCGCGCGCGCCTCGGAGAACTCCGCAGCGGTCTCGACGGCCTCGTCGAGAAGGCCCGCAGCCTCGGCGCGGAGCTCGAGAAGAGCTCAGCCGAACTCAAGGCCCTGGAAGACGAACGGGCCGCCGTGGAGGAGGAGCTCGGCGCGCTGACCGGTGAGCTCTCGCACAAGGCTTCGAGACTCCGGGCCCTCGAGGAGATGGAGGCCCGTTACGAGGGGCTCAAGGACGGCGTGAAGGCCGTCATGCGCCTGGGCCGGGACGGGGAGCGCGGGGGGCGCTCCCGCCTTTCCTCCGGCGTGCGCTGTCTCCTTGCCGACGTCATCGAGCCTTCGCCGGGCTTCGAGCGGGCCGTCGAGGCCGTGCTCGGCGACAGGCTACAGTACGTGCTCGTCGACGACATGGAAGGCGCCGTGGAGGCCGTCGAGTACCTCAAGGAGCGGTCCGCCGGGCGCGGAAGCTTCGTCCCCCTCAAGGAGGCGGGAAGCCCCGTCATGGCCGGGGTGGGAGACCCGGCCATCGGCCTTGACGGAACCGTCGATGCGTCGGTGCTCATCGACGAGGTTCGTGTCAAGGACGGCTGCGAGGGGTTTGTGAGGGCCCTCCTCGGCAATGTGGTGGTCGTCGACGACATGGCCGCCGCTGCCGAGCTGTGGAGAGGCAACGGCGCCGTGCGGACCATAGTCACCCGTGAGGGCGAGGTCGTGGACCCATGCGGCGTCGTGACCGGCGGCAGGGGCGGCGGCGCCGAAGGCGGCATACTCCGGCAGAAGATGGAGATCAAGCGCCTGCGCGACGATGTGGCCCGCCTCGAGGGCCGGCTCCGGCCGCTTCGGCAGCGGCGCGAGGGGCTCTCGGCGGCCGTGGCCGAGACGAGGAAGGTCGTCGAGGGACTGAGGGAGACGCTCCATTCGACGGAGATCGGGCGTGTCGAGGTCGAAGGCCGCGTAAAAAGGCTCGCCGAGGAGGTGGAGCGGCTATCGACCAGGTGCGGGGCCCTCGCCTCCGAGCGGAGCGGGGCCGAGGAGAAGCTAAAGGAGGTGGCCGCGGCCAAGGCGGCGCTCTCGGCGCGACGCGAGGAGCTCGAGGAGCGGCGCGGGGCCGTCGAGGCCCGCATGGCCGAGCTCTCGTCCCGCGAGGCGGAGCTTGCGGCCGAGTGCGAGAGGTGCCGCGCCTCGGTGACCGAGGCGCGGGTGGCCATCGCATCGGCCCGTGAGCAGCTCGGGGCGCTCAAGGAGAGACTCGCCGAAAAGAAGAGACTCATCGACGAGCTCGGCGGCCGGATGGAGCTCAAGGCCGCCGAGGTGGAGTCGGGTCTCAGGGAGCGCCGCGAGGCGCAGTCCAGGGCCGCGGGGCTCAAGAGGCGCATCGAGAAGCTTCTCTCCGAAAGAGAGGGGGTGCGGCGCAGGGAGATCGAGCAGGGGGAGGTTATCGCAGGGCTGGTCCGCCGGCAAAAGGAGCTCGAGGAGGAGCTCAAGGGTTTGCGCTCGGAGCTTTCCCGCGTGCGCGAGGAGGCCGGGAGGCTCTCGGTGGAGCTCAAGGAGACGGAGCTTCGCCGCGAGGCCCTGAGCGAGAGGATGGCCGACCGCTACGGCTGCGACCTCGCCGCGTACACGGCCGGCGCCGCCGCGGGAGAGGGGGATATAGACGTCGAGGCCCTCGAAGGCAGGCGCGATGAGCTTCGCGCCCGACTCGACTCGCTCGGCGAGGTTAACATGGCGGCCCTCGAGGAGTTCGCCGAACTCGACGAGCGGCACAAATTCCTCGTCTCCCAGCAGGAGGACCTCACCCGCTCGATGGAGGCCATCCGCAAGGCCATCGCCCGGATAAACAGGACAAGCCGCGAGCGTTTCCGTCGCACCTTCGATGAGGTGAACGCCACATTCAAGAAGACCTTTCCGCGGCTCTTCAACGGCGGCAGGGCCGAGCTGCGGCTCTCCGACGAGTCCAACATCCTGGAGTCGGGCATAGAGATAGCGGCCCAGCCTCCCGGCAAACGGCTCCAGAACATGACGCTGCTCTCCGGCGGCGAGAAGGCGCTGACGGCCACGGCGCTGATCTTCTCCATCTTCCTCATAAAACCGAGTCCCTTCTGCCTGCTCGACGAGGTGGACGCCCCTCTCGACGACGCCAACATCGACCGTTTCAACGCCTTCTTGAAGGAGATGTCGGCCCGCAGCCAGTTCCTGCTCATAACCCACAACAAGCGGACAATGGAGCTTGCGGACAGGCTCTACGGCATCACCATGGAGGAGCCCGGCGTATCGAAGGCCGTGAGCGTGGAGTTCTGA